From Bacillota bacterium:
AGTCCGGAACATGGGATCACCTTTCGAAAAGTTCGTCACGGATCTAACAAGGCGTTTTGCGATAGGCTATTCGAGTCATGAACATTCGGCGAAACCGCCTGAGTGATCCCCAGTTTTGTTTTGCGAGCGTAGGATAGGTGTAGGAGCAAGAGAATGGCAGGCCACGACTTATGTCAAGCCCCATAGTGAGGAAGACTAGGGAAGGGCTGGTTATGTAGTAGGAAAAAGGGAACCTCCCCTCGAAGAGCTTGTTTTGGCAAAAACAATTCAGGAAGGGGAGGTTCTCGTGAAACCTGGGGATATCACCAGTTTCTTTCTATCAGTTTTTGAGGATGTGCGCAAGTCTCAGGTGAAGACGATTGCAAGTCTGGTATACGGGCTGATACGAGGCAAGAGGGCTGGGGTAGCGTCGATAGGGCGGAACATGGCGGGGCGTGCGAAGGAGAAGCACAGGATAAAGCGAGCGGACCGATATTTGGGGAATGACGGGATAGAACTTGTCAAGATAAAGCAGCGGTTATTGTCGTTGGTAGCGGGTGGGAGGAAGTCAGTGATAGTGGCGATAGACTGGACTGACATAGGGGGTGGGAAGAGGCAGGTTCTGTATGCTGCGTGTATAACGAGGGGCAGAGCGATTCCGGTGATGTGGGAAGTAGCGGACAAGGCGATGGGTAAAGGGAGCCAGACTGCGATAGAGGAGCGTTTTTTGGAGGCTTTGAAGGCGGCGGTGTCGGGGGATTTGAGGGTAATAGTAGTGGCTGACCGTGGGTTTGGGAGGGTCAATTTTCTTCGGAAGTTGGGGGACTTGGGGTTTGGGTACGTAGTGAGGGTGACGGGGAGCGCCTGGGTTGAGGGTCGAGGATTTAAGGGTCAGTTATGGGACCAGACGCTGAGGGTTGGCGGGGCGACGGAATTTGGCGAGGTTTATTATCAGAAGGAAGCCAGGTACAGGACGCGGGCGGTGGGGTTTTACGAATATGGGCAGAAAGAGCCGTGGCTTCTGGTGACGAACATGGGGGAAGCGGCGGAGAAGATAGCGAGTTGGTACGGCAGGCGGATGGAGATTGAGGAGATGTTCAGGGACTTCAAGAACTCGGAGAACGGGTTTGGCCTGCGAGGGCTGAGTCTAAAGGCGAATGGCCGCTATGACCGGCTGCTGCTGATAATGGCGCTGGCATACTACATATTTGTATTGGCTGGGAATCTTGCGGAGCATTTAGGGCTGCACCGGCGGTTCATGGCGAACACATCGAGGAAACGGACGCTTGGGTTATGGAGGGTAGGGGGGTTCCTGATCGACAAGTTCAAGGTTGACCTTGAACGCCTATTGCGCCCCGCCTTGAATCCTGTATTGGAGGTCTCAAACTGGGGATAGCTCAGGGTTTTCGTGGTTTTGACAACGGATGAGGGCCGTGCTATCATAGTCGTGCGCGTCGTTCGGTGGCGCAACGCAATGTGAATAGTCGGGCTGTAGCGCAGTTTGGCTAGCGCGCCTGAATGGGGTTCAGGAGGTCCCGAGTTCAAGTCTCGGCAGCCCGACCAGCGAAAGGCCAGAGCCGCAAGGTATTGCGGCTCTTTTCTTCGACGGTCCGCGCGGAACGGGGCCGCAGACGATGTATACATCGAACCGGCGCCGGGGCCGAATCCGTACTGCATCCCGGCGTATACGCTCGAGCGCACTTCCTCCTTCCCAAGGACATCCTGAGGACATCGCTACCCCACGTTATGTCAACGATCCCGGAATTGCGCCTCCCCCCGGGGCTCCTGGGCCGGCCGCAGCCCGGGCCGCTGTCTCACCGGGCTTAGTAACGTAAAGTTCCCGGGGCTCATATACTGGATCACGAACACCGGGCATTGCGCCGGCCTGGTAGGACGGACGCGGTGCGAAAGGAGGTACGCAGATGCCCGAGACTGCCGGCTCGCTGCCTTCAGTCTTGAGAGAGTTGCACAACATCTGCCCCGGAGTAAAGTTCAACGTGATCTTCGAGTGCGGCAACTGTTGCTTCAAGGCCAAGAACGTCGAGGATATTGACGAAAAGGGCGGCAGCCTGGTCCTGAAGAGCCCGGAATGCGATTTCATTCGGGTGTTCACGATCAACCCGAGGACTGTCCTCAAGGAGAAGGCCCTTGCCGTCGTTATCCCCCGCGAGAAG
This genomic window contains:
- a CDS encoding IS4 family transposase, which translates into the protein MAKTIQEGEVLVKPGDITSFFLSVFEDVRKSQVKTIASLVYGLIRGKRAGVASIGRNMAGRAKEKHRIKRADRYLGNDGIELVKIKQRLLSLVAGGRKSVIVAIDWTDIGGGKRQVLYAACITRGRAIPVMWEVADKAMGKGSQTAIEERFLEALKAAVSGDLRVIVVADRGFGRVNFLRKLGDLGFGYVVRVTGSAWVEGRGFKGQLWDQTLRVGGATEFGEVYYQKEARYRTRAVGFYEYGQKEPWLLVTNMGEAAEKIASWYGRRMEIEEMFRDFKNSENGFGLRGLSLKANGRYDRLLLIMALAYYIFVLAGNLAEHLGLHRRFMANTSRKRTLGLWRVGGFLIDKFKVDLERLLRPALNPVLEVSNWG